A region of Streptomyces halobius DNA encodes the following proteins:
- a CDS encoding ribonuclease BN — translation METEQRSRTVAAFPGLAALGFLTLVPLLIIVSSVDPEHGQGIAHWLGEGLDVSTASGEEVEELFTLPGQALQTTTAFGIAALTVFGLTFGAAVQTGYERVWDLPSARWWARWRHVGVVRRPHGIPLRLRDHDAAASGPAGGFAASLSAILFFWWSQRTLLGGRVARRALPGAVAIVIGSLGLRGFSRLVFSPLIASNAVTYGAFGTVLVIRSWLVGVGVVVFGGAPVGRVLHGELPRLSHALKRRR, via the coding sequence ATGGAGACGGAGCAGCGATCTCGAACTGTTGCCGCGTTCCCTGGGCTCGCTGCGCTCGGATTCCTCACGTTGGTGCCGCTACTGATCATTGTCTCCTCGGTCGATCCCGAGCACGGGCAGGGGATTGCGCATTGGCTCGGCGAAGGGCTCGACGTGTCCACGGCCTCCGGAGAGGAGGTCGAGGAACTGTTCACCCTGCCCGGCCAGGCACTGCAGACCACGACCGCGTTCGGCATCGCTGCCCTCACCGTCTTCGGCCTGACCTTCGGGGCGGCGGTGCAGACCGGCTATGAGAGGGTCTGGGATCTTCCGTCGGCTCGCTGGTGGGCCAGGTGGCGGCATGTTGGTGTGGTTCGGCGTCCTCACGGGATACCTCTTCGTCTCCGCGACCACGACGCCGCTGCAAGTGGCCCGGCCGGTGGGTTCGCCGCGTCGCTGAGCGCCATCTTGTTCTTCTGGTGGTCGCAACGGACGCTGCTCGGCGGGCGGGTTGCCCGGCGTGCCCTGCCCGGCGCGGTGGCCATCGTGATCGGGTCGCTCGGTCTCAGGGGCTTCTCCCGGCTCGTCTTCTCGCCGTTGATCGCATCCAACGCTGTCACCTACGGCGCGTTCGGAACCGTTCTGGTCATCCGGTCCTGGCTGGTCGGCGTGGGCGTTGTTGTCTTCGGCGGTGCGCCGGTGGGCCGCGTTCTGCACGGGGAGTTGCCGCGCCTGTCACACGCGCTGAAGCGGCGCAGGTGA
- a CDS encoding YihY/virulence factor BrkB family protein, producing MDWPTKLPVIARLMRTHMWRSCERLVTVHWAQLAAAITFTSFIALFPLITVGAAIGAKLLSDDQLGTLQNEIAEQAPGLSSLLDLDSLVAHAGTVGLIAGALLLVIGINWVGHLRGGLRAVWQREQAPGNPFLLKLRDAGVLVGLGAVGLVAIGSSVFANAAVGWTADRVGIEGGAGRVLLFLGGLGTALLVDFLLLIYLLTRLPRVHPGRRAVVVAGLIGAVGFELLQLLLTGYLQGVAVKSMYGAFAVPVAVLLWINLVARLLLFCAAWTATAVQSSETAADEALGPGISPAVGDPPQRRRPTEAHQQHRATERRLQRAARDAERRSESK from the coding sequence ATGGACTGGCCGACAAAGCTTCCGGTGATCGCACGGCTGATGCGTACGCATATGTGGCGATCGTGCGAGCGACTGGTCACGGTCCACTGGGCTCAGCTCGCCGCCGCCATCACCTTCACCAGTTTCATCGCGCTTTTCCCCCTGATAACCGTCGGGGCGGCTATCGGCGCCAAGCTGCTGAGCGACGACCAGCTCGGGACACTCCAGAACGAGATCGCCGAGCAGGCGCCGGGCCTTTCCAGCCTGCTCGACCTGGACAGCCTCGTCGCGCACGCGGGAACCGTCGGGCTCATCGCGGGCGCGCTGCTGCTCGTGATCGGCATCAACTGGGTCGGCCACCTGCGCGGGGGCCTGCGCGCGGTATGGCAGAGGGAACAGGCCCCGGGAAATCCGTTCCTGCTCAAGCTCAGGGATGCCGGTGTGCTGGTCGGGCTCGGCGCGGTCGGGCTGGTCGCGATCGGCAGTTCGGTGTTCGCGAACGCTGCGGTCGGCTGGACCGCCGACAGGGTCGGGATAGAGGGCGGGGCAGGTCGGGTGCTGCTGTTCTTGGGCGGCCTGGGCACCGCCCTGCTCGTCGACTTCCTGCTGTTGATCTACCTGCTCACCCGGCTGCCGCGGGTCCATCCCGGCCGACGTGCGGTCGTGGTCGCCGGTCTGATCGGTGCCGTCGGCTTCGAACTGCTCCAACTGCTGCTGACCGGCTACTTGCAGGGCGTCGCGGTGAAGAGCATGTACGGCGCCTTCGCTGTGCCGGTCGCCGTCCTCCTGTGGATCAACCTCGTGGCCAGGCTGCTGCTGTTCTGCGCCGCTTGGACCGCGACAGCGGTGCAGTCCAGCGAAACAGCTGCGGATGAGGCCCTTGGGCCCGGGATCAGCCCCGCAGTCGGGGACCCACCACAGCGTCGTAGGCCAACGGAGGCGCACCAGCAGCACCGCGCCACCGAACGGCGCCTCCAGCGCGCGGCCCGTGATGCCGAGCGCCGTAGCGAATCAAAGTAG